The sequence below is a genomic window from Silene latifolia isolate original U9 population chromosome 7, ASM4854445v1, whole genome shotgun sequence.
aagaaaaaccgagtaggaaaccctaccttttcgcaatccgcttacgctgcaatcaaccatacaaatgcataacaaataccacatcgtcacctacaacaacaattacataattccaattaccacatgccaaaacccttttcccccaaatcacaaattaggcaaaaccctaaaagacaaattaatgGAACTTACGAAATTAGAAgtttaccgacacaatcgacgcaaggaAAGATGAACTCGACTCACGAATGATCCACGCAAatgagagagagatttggagaggattcgagttacgttgtgtagtttaggttttgtaaaatgaatAGAAACTGTAAAACGCGTCTTAATATAATTccaatcctttctaaatcaaccgcggaaaatattacccgtcagaccggatactcggtcgagtatagagtatactcggccgagtaccctctactcggtcgagtattcagcatactcggccgagtgttcctgggcaatagccaaacaggctacacgacacactctactcgaccgagtaggccatactcggtcgagtaccagcctataaaatccgtagtattacacccataactttgtgcaattgtgaaattaactCCCACAACTTTTAATTGGAGTGATTAAGCCCCAaacttacataataagtgaaattaaacccctttatcaaaatctcacaagaaattcaatttatcatatcaaAAAGTAAAAATAGttatgtttttatgaaaaatacaaaataaaagtttacaaaaaattaaacaaaaaaaaatagcataaattaagtaaaaaaaaaattaaaaatactttacaaaaatcaaacaatttattatttttatataaagttcaaatttttcaaaatttgttttttacaattttttttaaaaaaattcaatTGCAAAATATTTTGTTAGGTAGTTGTTTTAAAATTAGAAGTCGGAATAAAAAATCTTTTTATgacaaaaaatataataaaagggtaaaaaaatattcaattttttctatttttcaatatttcaaaaaattcacataaaattgttaattatttttttttttcaaaaaatcataCCGAATTACATACGTATATAAAACAAAATGGTTTTAGTATGTAATACATATGATTTTTGTATGTTATACGTATATGTATTGGTATAGCTGTTGGTATATAACTAGTTTAAACCCCGCGCAAtgaatgcacggtatttatagagttactaATATAGACCTCGTGCAATATATACACGTTATTTATAGAGTCttactttttagtgtattatttatcacttattttttatgtttctcctcaatgtattttgattagagaaataataaaagtttaaatcgtaagaagtaataaaatgagtatttttttttgtttttttaccgagaaattaatgatgttaatttacaaatatttactaacataacatattttttagttgcaaatttttatcataaaaattcaatgaattttaacaaatatttactaataccatattttttagccgcaatttcttatcataaaaagtcaataaatttTTTATCAATAAGTTCTTTAAAAAAAGAATTTCCTTATCCTACAAAAatcggagataaatttgtgcagaatatgaaatattaaatgttataaatatttaaatataaaagattatatacatttataacttatcatgtccacacatagtatatgctaaaaataccaagcactattctaggaaatatttttaggcgggaaaagttggagtttcgcctattcatttagtaaataggagaTGATATTTTGGTGAGATTTTGTATTGGGTGTGATTGCACATACATTTGCACCTTATGTGAAACTTATGGTGCCAAATTACTCCAATTGAAAATTGTGagggttaatttcacaattgcacaAAGTTATGGAGATCAATCACAATTAGGGATGAcaatgggtgggatatggatggggtggagccatatccatatccatttaatttatggtcattcatatcccaccctcatccatttaatattttttcatccatccatatccatatccaccgggtgaagcgggtacccgttggatattttcacagtttataaaatttaaagataaTATATCGTAAAAAAATTGTGGCGATAAAATTAAAAGGCATACATAATTCAAGTAACAATATGTGTTAGAAAATAGCAACCCGGCATATATCCAACAACAAAGTGTCTTTGCAAAGCAAGTGACTATACAAATACGCAACGCCAACTGCAAAGAAACCACCAACGCATTatattattgattaaactaacaaaagtaagttactttgattagtgaaaataacaatatcCACATAAACACAAGTTTTACTTTTCCTAAATAacagtatgatattaaaattaagtAAAATTTCTGATAAAAAAATATACTTTTGAAGGGAAATCATTAACGACCTAAATAATTATTAacttaataaaaaattaattataaatattaattcgGATATCCACAGGGTGGTTAAGTGGGTGAGTGACGATAATCCATATCCCAGCCTAAATTCACCCATATCCATATCCTACcctaaattcaaaaaaaaattcgtcATCCCTATCCCACCCATTTAATTTCGGGTGGATGGATATCCACAGGGTAAGAGTGGGACTGTCATTCCTAATCACAACTCCCCCGATAACATTACACttgtaaatttttttttccaTATAATTATACGAAGTATAAAACAAAGTTATCtactcattgaagacgggcactatccgtcacaagctgaagacggataatgcccctctcacaatatgcaagtgatACTATTCATGTGGTGCTCCATTTCCTCTCCACTTGCCCTTCCATTTGCCTTATTAtgagaggggcactatccgtATTCAACTTGTGACGAATagtgtccgtcacaagcaagacgctttgataTTCATGTTGAAATCGCAATCAACTTTTGCAACTTGAACTAGTGATAGATTTTGTACAGAAAAGTGTTGGATGGAACGGAATATACCCAAAAGCGAGAAAATTGGTAAAAGTAGTACTCGTATTAACAAAGTGAAAGTATAAGAAACATTGAACGAGTATGAACCAAAAATTTAATGTGAGCCTAGATGAGGTTTATCAATAATTTTGTATCTTAATACTATAGTTAAACATTAGATCTTTAACATAAAAAGTTATGTAACAAACATTAAACAACAAAATGGAAATTTtctttactatttttttttttacttcatTTAAGTATATATATAAACTCGGTTCAATTCAATTTAGTTTCACGCTTTCAATTCATATCGTTTCCGTTCTAAATAATTGAATccaaaaattatacaattttgttGTCTAGTGTCGAACATCCTTATTAACACCCTATAATTTTGCTACAAAAGTATACTCGTTCATTTTAAGCGAGTTTTATTAAATATGAATATAAACTAGGATTAAAAGGAaattaatacttcctccattcaactccactctaccactttgctttttcacgtttgccaacgcgtgttttacgcggtaaatatcgttagctacgtatttgcaaaaattataaaagttaaatatttttaatgtactcataaagacgaattaaacaagatctcacatgaatatattttcacttatatattgagaggaaatcgagattgaatgtgtatttgtgaatagtgtaaaaaatagaaataggtagagtggagttgaatggaggaagtaagaTATAAAATTGTACTATTGTATTAACAACTACAGTACTATAGAGTATCACTTATCAGCTCAATAATGCGCTAGAAAAAGTAGCTTCCACTTGTATTTTTAACCAAATAGGTTTGGTGTGATGGATTGTTCACTCCATCtcccttactactaagagaataaaaattttcTTAGTTTTCCCTACAAAAAGCATATAggtaaataaggtaataaataaaatttcctttcattacattattatcttttcaatgaatatattcttataaataaactctcattttttaaataaattcataattacgatttttttcattaaaataaaattgatgttaaactataaagtataagttgctaaaatTTTCAGTAATGTAATAATTATTAccgtagagaataacttgacacattcTTACTATTAGCTTTGTGacaaaaaacattcactaaaataaattcacaacttaaataattttttttattagtttcccatttcgatttttttttttcatatcaaaatacaatggagtaaactgataaatattaatgatgtgcaaatttaaaaaatataaatcctcctatatactaagagaatacaatTTCTataaaattttccctccaaagtgctcaaacttatatatggaaataaattagattttcatttattaagctaattttacatttaaaataatctatacataacaaCTGTATTCCTATTATTAATTTCGTGAcgaaaaaagaattttttttaaaataatttgatgtagttaaaatattttcataaaaaacacaattcatggaattattcaattcttttaatttattttaatattaattattttttataaaaattcgtgagatataaatctaaaatttaTAACTAACGTGCTAAAAATTAAAAGACCTATATATTTACCGCACATTTGCGCGAAATCTATACTAGTTCCTTAATTATGAGGTTTGGGGTTCGATCCCCTTCTATTGTTAATTATGAGGTTTGGGGTTCGATCCCCTTCTATTGAAATAGAGCAAACTTTTGACCAACCGTTTACCTCTTTATAAAAGTACTCGCAACGAAGTTATTATACACCATTATCAATAATGGACATCCCAAATTACCCAAAAAAAACTTTGTATTTCGGGAGTaatatgttttttttataaaGGATGTCATTCTCACAAAACGCCCCATATGTTGCCCAACACATACGACAGTGGTACTCCCACACCCATGATAAGgacacaacaccaacaccagctGCCAGATAAGCAACTTGTACCCAATCACAATTCAGCTAAAGATCATCCCCTTTTTTTCACCTATGCCTCTTCCTTTTATCAAAGGTCATCCTATCTCTTAATTTAAAATGAAAATGACactataatttttttatttttttcttatgTGGACCATTTTAGTATTTTACAATTTCTGTGAGTGTGTAAGACAAAACAGAACGAgaattttgacaaaaaaaacacGTATTTGCCTTGCTCTCAAGGCGGCAGTCCGAGCTAACTCGCCCTCAGTCGTTACGTTCAGTAAAATTTACCTGAAACTCTCATCGAAGAATATCGACCGCGGCTAGTCAAAGACCATTCCCACCAAGATTAAGTTGTGCATGAAACACTCATTCAACCACATACTAGTTAAACAATACTGAGTAATGCATAATAATAGAACATTTTGAATCATATTTCATACGGAGTATTtcataattttttatttattgaaactcaTTCTTTGCTCCAAGGTTCATTTAATGTTAATTATAATGACAACATGTAGGTTAAGACTATTAAAAAAGACCAACTTTTTATAATTAAGAGAAAAGAAAATAGAAAGAGGAAATATTGTTACAAGGATTTAGAAAGACTTTCAACTTTCTTTTCCCCCCCGACGTATGATACAACCCATCATCATGCAAATGAAAACGTCAAAACGTCGGAACGACACCGTATTCCTGATCCAATCCAAAATCGGATCCCATTATCTGGCTAACCTTCGACGTTTCGAGATTACCGGTACGCTTAGCAAAACGTCCTTTGATTCGAGGCCGCGTTTCGGCGTAGGCCTTTCGAGAAGCGTACCGAATAGTCTTCTGAAACTTTCTGTTCTTCCTCTTCTCCCTGTACCTTAACACCCTCGCTTCCCTGTCTAGTCCAGCCGCCGGAACTCCACCGGTCGCCGGCGAATTTCCGTCACTGGCGCCGGCGCTGTTGACGGCGTTACATAAAATTTCCGATGTCAAATTTGTGTTTCCTTCAGGTACTACTCCGATGTCTGACGAGGAAACCTGAAAATTAACGAACAAagctaaattaatattgtctcATTGGAGACGGCTATTTGAATTTGATAAATACTTCATCAGTTCCATTTGATTGTATACGTTTTTCAAAACCGCACCCAATCAAATAAAAGAGAGGAAGTATATGTAATAGTATTTCAAAGTGAAGATTAATTACGCTGTGTTGAGCTGAGAAATTGAAGGAAGAGAAGAACtgatgttgattgttgttgtcgtCATTGTATTTGTTGTTCTTGATTTGCTGTTTTGTAGGCTGAGAGAAATCGATGTAGGTTGTATCGAAGAAATGATTTGCAGTGTTTGCGAAGCTAAGATTTCCTTCGGATTTCGTCGGTACAATACAATCAGTAAATGCGAAACTTTGATTGTCGTAActttgttgttgatattgttttTCGACATTTTGTACACCGTAGTTACAatcaatgagacatgattcattGTAAAAGACAGTACTATTCGGGTTTGGAATCAACCACGCCTCAGCATCTTCATCGTCATATTTCTCAGTCACGGTAGCGGTCGCAGTTTCAGTAGTCGGGATAAGGAAAGTGGAGTTAGCAGTAGTTGTGGAGGAACGAACAGCAGCATCGACAGCTGAGTCGAGGAAGGGGATTACAGGCACGCGCTCGTGTCGACTAGCGAGCGGGTTAGCAGAGTGGATATCATTATCGCAAGATGTGCAAAGCACGGCCGCGTCAGCTTTACAGGTGACTGCGGCCGGTGACTGCTCACAAACCTCGCACATCCACACCCGCTCGTGGTGAACTGTGACGTGGATTTTCATGTCACAGGCACCGCATAAAAAGGTAGAGTCCGCCCTGCAATAAAGCAGGGCGGCAGCCGTGAGACATATGTCACACGGTCTGGGTGGAAGGCCCCACCCGGATATTCTTGCTaccattttttttccttttgctGTATGGAAGTTAGTGTTGTGAAAGGTGAGGTGCAGGAAATAAAATGTTGGAAGTGGGAAGCTTGATTTTTATTGGGGGATTTGGTATGGAACTTGAGCAAGTTTGTTAGATTGATTGAGATTTTGGTATTTCCGAGTTATAGATGAGGAGCCCGATAATAAGGGAAAAGGACACATGGACTGTTTCTGACCAAGTAAAAGATTTTgcacaaactaatacattattttATGTAAGTTAAAGTATGGGCAGGTTGTTGATAGGCTCGTGAACGAGAGCTCTTATCTGTATGACTGTATGGGTATATGGAGGTGCTGTTTGACCAAGTTTATGTGAAAGAGCTTTTACTTCTAAAAATGAGTTTTTTAACAAACTATTTAAAAAAGTTGAAGTTGTTTGGCCTAACATTTGTAAAAGTAGTTTCTTAAAAAAATGATATGTTTAGCCTATTACTTTTATCCTATTTTTTCACTTTGTTTTTTGTTAACTATATTACTTATATATAAGACGGTCTCACAAATATAGCACAAATTATAAGACGATCTCACACcgtaagacggtctcacaataTAAGACTTCTATACATTAAAcactcatttatttacatataaGATAGTCTTACAATGTACTTCTATAAGTTAAACAATCATCTTTTTACATATAAAAGGACCCCGTCTTACAGTACGAGATATTATTTAAGTTAAACATTCATTATCTTTACATATAAAAGGATCGTCTCACGCTTTAAGACGATAAGACGgtcttacattacgggtaattcCACTAAGTCAAGGGTAATTCCACTTCAATCATAATCAATTTGTAGGAGAGATTAGTAAAAGAAATACTCCGTAGGCATTAATAGAGAAAAAGAAGATTATGATTATTTTAGAGTATAaaccatacaaaaatgcaaaaaataaaaaatatgaaaTTATAGGGAATATGATGAATAATAATGTGAGAAGTGGAAGTAGAAGTAGAAATTTGGTGCTTCTGCTTTTAGTGGCTTATTTTTAGATTTTGACTTTTTAAAAGTTATTTTATACAAACCTAAATTATAGTGTTTGGCCTAACTTCTCCTTATTAAGTTAAAAAAGCACTTGTAAGGTTGGGCCAAACAGCACGTAGTTCCTCGATTCAaatccactctaccactttactttttcacgtttgtcaacgtgTGTTTTATGCGGTAAATATCATTAGTtatgtatttgcaaaaattataaaagttagatatttttaatgtactcgtaaagacgaatcaaacaagatcccacgtgaatatatttccacttatGTATTGAGAAAAATTTGCAATTGAATGTttacttgtgaatagtgtacaaaaataaaattggaagagtgaagttgaatggaggaagtactagTTATTGTGTGCGATGTTATACGCTATAACGGATAAAAAGTGATTATTTTATATAAAGAGTAATAAATGGTGATcattttatattaaaaagtgtatttttttttataaaaaaagaaAGTGATTATCTTTTAACTTAGTGGTTACTTTTATTAGTGAGTTGGTCTCTCTTTAGACGGACCATTTTGGTCTAGAACAATAAAACGAAAATTTGAGACCATTTTATAGTCAAATGTGACCACTTTTGAAAAACAAGTTATCTTAAGTTGTAAGCCTGTAACATTAGCTGGACCATTGTAGTTATATTTGACCATAAAATAGTCACAACATCCCGTCTTATTTATTTCGGAAGGAATTGATCGTCTTAAACCAGAATTTGCGTTTACTACATAATGATCATTTTTAAAGTGATCGTACCTTACAACGATCTTACCATATAACTTGTGCTTTGGTAAAATTGTATGTTTGGGAACAAGGGTAATTGGATCACTCGTGCTACTATTTATCTCATCTAGACCTAGCAAACGAGTCATTTAGTTTGATTTCGGATCAGGTTAAATTAGTTCGATTTTGATTAGCCAAATCAGTTTGTGCTATTTCGATTCGGATATGATTTGGGCCGggtctgaaggaaatgtagatctatatacatactaacatactcatatatgtcgaaattaatttgtcataaaattaaacgcggattttatgcatgcaaacaatataaaaatagaggagaaatcatgtccttacattggtgatttcggtattatgggcacaaaagaaatctccttttcttttgttcttgagctttccctaagatggaagaacaagatccaagtataggatctctccctaagctttatacccaaggctttctcttaattaagattaatattataagaactagtataatataaatcttgaagaaaattgaaccaaaatattataaaacacttgAATATTTTGGTTTAtggggaggaagaagatgggagtttttatctctctaaaactcttatttttagattagttgaagaatgaataatacacacacataatcaaagtagtgtatatgaaaaatataagacaaaacccttgcctttctctcttggaaaaccgggtggaTGGAGGaggtttaggggagccaatgcatgcccacatttgtcttcacaaggttaatagggttgcatggctactcttacttttaatcattatgttttctatttaaaatataaacacaattttagcctaatactcctccaattttcggcacttttagttaatatggattccatattatttttgtcaattgtcaatatgtcacatgtcacatgtcacataaatttgttatgtatttttaacatattaaaaatcaacgtattaataaaaatacgtcacatacaaaaatcgacttagtaatttcataattacttgtgccaaaatattttaccaatttataaatcacaacagattgtatttataataattcattcaattctaatcgtttctttaaacaataatttcatccgagtaacgatacaattcgattactcagaccgtatctcatttaatcacattttaacatgatacgtaaattttacttccaaaatcgtccgtcaattttcaagtaatttaattaactcgtaacattatacgattaattaaataatcaattaagagtgttgccctataggtatgacctagggggtcaactgatcaccaccgtcgcacgacagtaatgtcaaactctagtcaccaatcattaccgatatatgttgaccgattgacaataacaatattacttcccaattgtattctttataatgagatttaaacatgtgatcatcatgatcaatagtcgtgatcgcattattgtcggaggacacatattccaacaatctcccacttgtcctcgacaagtgtgcgtcaccaattctcttgtcctattactatctcccactcaatgcaaggtgtctttcaggtcgtacttgcaaatgatcatatcgagagtggtttcctcgatctggagaataactgattgaccggacttatctatcatagatactttccgagcgtggccacgcatttccagttcattactcctcgagtggccctgagatatttttataaccctgactaggggtggacaattcttatcgcactcattcccttcgactagccacagccatcataacccaaaatatgcccatttgaccccatttacgaaggtcgtagtaacacaaatcaaagttaatctgaaactgcgccatcttaggagaatagtctttagtcaaaagaatcgactcatttgaatactatagtagctctcgccacgaccaggctatataaatttgccagaactctataagcggtcattaggcccgacaaaatgttcctaataccgctatgtgatcgactagtcatctcacatgactctatggcacttgaacctaccatcaatcgcatcacactctagttacttcgagacgtcacctcatacaagtaactatgggcaaatacaatgttaatccgtgttcactttaacggggttcaattgtctccacaacccgtttggatataacaaagtacaaggtgagttaataataactcaaacgacaaatgtcgacatcacactcgggtagtcaatatcatattacaaccttgtgatgtatatcgttagtgtaaacacttattgattgcaaaaGAAGTTTAACAttccatgtgtccatgtgtttaaacttcttacacttgcaatttccttcacattcatgttctctctcatagcatgaatcttaccaagcacacatcaaggttcccgaccttggtttttgttctttaacttgaaagaacctttttatcgattatctcataacgaacgaatttgtgatgaatgatataacttgtaccgatcaagtactccatccacacacaatgcactaggtatatgttttgtagaatcttgtaacaattgacaagattatttagcttagcacttctcacaagtcctagcttaactaggaaagattatttttgaataacttcttattcgaccaagcatctttccaaaacttcttatttctgtttctaggcttgaaagatttgggattctcataaatccttacatgtgctcggattttctataatatgtgcaacctcttgacacacaatagagcttTCCGTCAAaccactgaaatcgctcatcggattctacttgagaatgcatgacgtttctattatggcttaccaatcaatcattatgctcttatgcatatgatttataattggacatgtacatgatcattctaatggcggaaacattagtaactaataatcatgagatcaaccgttcgtgGGTtctatgaacgaccatgactgctaatggtaattccattttcattcatatgaataacctatgtgtatgttgatgtgatgtgtatctcttaatactaatccaacatccctgatgtaattggattcatcatagtccattttcatccagaattgaaaactcacaTCTTCCTTTAAGAAGGAAGGTAttggctcgtcattcttcaatgagtgatgagttataacccttttcaagatgattgctcccactaaattccatgtcttcacatgataattgccaaactcccactcaattctacatatttcgaaattgacttctcaatcgaaaatttattcaagaatttaaatataaattgcattgccaagttattaggataaaaccatatatgttcccatcatatcccttcaaaatacctattttgaagtggtctcatcttaaccttacggaaagatattttaaatctccaacacactcatgtcataatgatgtgtagtaatgtcattattcaaatataaacaatatctagaatacgtccttcgcaaatacccttttggaaggaggtttaaccatttcatagtgaggttaagcaatgacatttgcgtggttaaaactttggtcattgaagatatcggtatattaatctttgcaactcgatcataactagtatataattttgattcatttaggctcttaagaaaatctcaaggttgaaactattggtcaaatgtttcacaaacttagtcaaaaacttgttaagactttacattagtcatttttcttccaaaactttcttttggtctcctcgtgtagttatcttgagaatattctcttatgattactacacttggtctctttagtcatatagaactaacttgagaccatagatctcatctattcggcatactatgtaaataaatataccttcattcaaatcattttctcttgtgtagatcttcatatacacaagtacacaattttatcttgccttgtgtgttgtgtcctcatttttctcccactctatctttagaataaatacactaaacattcaaagatagcatatgagacacaaattaatgatgttgaagtataagg
It includes:
- the LOC141592444 gene encoding zinc finger protein CONSTANS-LIKE 5 is translated as MVARISGWGLPPRPCDICLTAAALLYCRADSTFLCGACDMKIHVTVHHERVWMCEVCEQSPAAVTCKADAAVLCTSCDNDIHSANPLASRHERVPVIPFLDSAVDAAVRSSTTTANSTFLIPTTETATATVTEKYDDEDAEAWLIPNPNSTVFYNESCLIDCNYGVQNVEKQYQQQSYDNQSFAFTDCIVPTKSEGNLSFANTANHFFDTTYIDFSQPTKQQIKNNKYNDDNNNQHQFFSSFNFSAQHSVSSSDIGVVPEGNTNLTSEILCNAVNSAGASDGNSPATGGVPAAGLDREARVLRYREKRKNRKFQKTIRYASRKAYAETRPRIKGRFAKRTGNLETSKVSQIMGSDFGLDQEYGVVPTF